In Corallococcus exiguus, the DNA window GTCCGGAGCGTGTGAGCGCGCCGGACACCGCGCCTTCGTCATTCCTGGAGATCGCCAGCGCGACCCGTCACGCGGCGCTCCAGCAGGGCGTAGCGGCGAGCGAGGCGGGTGTAGTCGGCGGGGCGGATGGGTGTGCGCTCCCGCGTGCGCACGAGGTCTTCCTTCGCGTCCAGGTAGTCGCGCGCGGGGATGCCGCAGGTCTCCGCCAGGAGGCGCGCGGCCTCCGCGTCCGGCAGGGAAGGGGCAATGCCCAGGCGCTCGTGCATCAGGCGTCGCAGGCCGGTGTCGAGCTCCGGCAACAGCTCCGCCTCCACCTTCGCGCGGCGCATGAGCCAGCCCAGGGAGCGCACGTACTCGCGAGATGAGCGGTGCCGCTCCACGCGCACGGGCCGGGGCGCGCCGAAGCGCGTGCCTCGGGAGACGACGTAGACGAGCCCCACGGCGAGGCTCTGCGCGATGAAGACCCAGAGGCCCTGGGATAGGGGCGGGCGGGTGATGACGGCGTGGTGGAACTCGTCGAAGCGCAGGGGGCCGCGCGCGGCGAGCGCATCCCAGAAGCGCAGGTTGTCGAGCAGCTCCAGTCGCCGGTTCTCCGCGAGGTCCGGGCCCGCGGCGACGTAGACCTCGCCCTGGTCCAGGCCCCAGCGCCACAGCACGCTCGCGCCGCCCAGGCCCGCCAGCGGCACCGCGTCTCCGTGTTCTACTCGCAGGCTCCGATCCCGGGCCACGCGCAGGAGCGACAGGTCGCGCAGCGCGCCAGCGGGCAGCCACACGTCCACGGTGACGCCGGCGGGATCCACCCATTCGGAGGCAAGGCCCTGGTGGTTCGTACCGGGCAGTGCGCCCGAGGTGATGTGCAGCCAGTCCTCCATGCCCGGTTGGTGTTCCGCCAGCGCATGCGGAGACAGATACACCAGCGTGCCGCCGCCTCGGACGAAGCGCTCCAATGCGGCGACTTCTTCCTTCGTCACGGGCTGGGCTTGCGGCGCGGCGATGACCAGCGTGCGCGTGTCGGCGGGAATCGAGTCCAGGGATGTCGTCTGCGCGCTGACGTCCCGTCCGCGTTCCTCCAGGTAGACGAAGAGGGCCTTGAGCCCCAGCGGGCCCGGGTTCGTGATGGATGGCACGGGCGAGTCCGGCGGGGCCTCGTGCGAGGCAAGGCCCACCGCCAGCGCCACGGCGATCATCAAGCCCAGGACGATCGCGACGCGCGCGTTCCTCACGGTCGGACCTCCGCGAGCGAGCCGTGCAACTGCTCCACGGACTCCACGAAGCGGGTGGCCTCTTCGCGCGACACCGGCTCCAGCGAATAGAAGGCCCGGTCGTACCAACCGACCAGCCGCTCCACTTCACCCGTCACGCGCGCGGGGGCGCCTCGAGTGGGCAGCTCCGCGGCGAGCTCGCGGTTCGTCTTCACGCGGTCCGGCCGCGCCAGCTTGCGCTGCTCCAGCGTGGACAGCAGGCCCAGCAAGCCTTCGCGGATGGCCTCGCGCGCGTCCTCCGTCTCCAGCGCGGTGCGCGCCCGGCCCAGGTGTTCTCCAGGCGTGTCCAATTCCAGGGGCGCGGCTTCACCTTCCACTCCCTGCGCGGTGACGGTCTTCTTGCTCCGGCGCCAGCGCACCCGAAGCACGCCGAACAACACCACCGCCAGCGCCAGGCCCAGCATCACCGCGCGCGTGGCCACCGCGAAGCCCTGCGCCCCCCGGGATTCGAAGAGGCCCTCCAGCCAGGTCTGCAGCTCGCGCAAGAGGCGCGTCAGCAGGTCGCTGTTGCGCTGCCGGGCTCTCGCGAACTCCGGCCGGTCGAGGATGGCGCGCAGCCGCTCCGGCTCGCTCGTCACGCCGGGCGATACGGCCGGCTCCGCGTCCAGAGCGCACACGGCCTCCAGGTACACGGTGAGCTGCCGTGCACGGTCGGGCTCCGTCTGGCCGGAGGTTCCGGGCGGCAGGGGCACTCCGTCCAGCGCCTCCATCAACCGGTTCACCTCCGCGTTGAACGCGGCGGGCCGCGAGCGCGCCGTGTCCTCGAGCCGGCGCGACACGGCCTCCCGGTCAGCGCACGGGGGCAGGGCAGCCAGCAGGAGGAGCAGGGGCAGGGCGGGCACGGGTTGTCAGGGGGACGGCGTCGCCGGCTCCGCGGTCGCGATGCGCCGCTCCAGGTCCAGGCCCTCGCGGCGCACGCGCATGTCCACGTAGAAGAACGCGGACACCACGAAGCTCAGCGGCGTGAAGAAGGACTGCCCCACCACCTGCAACAGCTCCGCGGGGACGAGCAGCGCCTGAGGAATGGCCGCCTGGGACGCCGGATCCAACAGGTTGCCACCGTAGGCGAGCCGGACGATCCACGCGGGCAGCCCCGACACCAGGCTCACCGCGATGAGGATGCCGCCCACCACCGTGGACAGCACCATGGCCCGCACCGTGCCCCGGCCCATGAAGCCCGGCTCGACACGCCCCTTCAGCAGGGCCCCGGAGCGCTTGAAGGCCGCCCACGCGCCCACGTCCTCCATGGCCAGCACGGGGGGCAGGAGCATGAAGCGCAGGAAGTACCAGAGCACCGCCGCCAGCGCCCCCAGGCCCAGCACGATGGCGCCGATGATGATCAACGCGATGCTGAGCACCGTTCCGCCGCCAGTGCCCTTGCCGGTGACGGCCGCGACCACGCCCATCCCCATGACGAGCGAGCCGGGCAGGCACAGCAGGAGCGTCACCCCCGCGGCCCACGCGATGGACAGCAGGTAGGTCGCGGTCAACGTGCCCAGGCGCGACACGGCCCGCCGCAGGCCTTCCGAGGGACGCACCGGCTCACCCAGCCGCGCGGGAATCACGTACCGGGCCGCCGCCGTGGTGGCCACCCAGAAGTTCCACACCAGGAACGTGTACAGCACGAGCATCAGCCCCATCACGATGCCGGACTGGGTCAGGGCCTGCGTGGGGTCCGTACCCGCGGGAGCCCCACCCAGCCCGGGCAACACGCCCACCGTGCGCGTCATCGCGACGGTGAACGCCTTGACCGCGATGTAGTTAAGCAGGTCGAACCCCAGGACCAGCACGAACAGGGGCTTCAGGTGAGCGCGCCAGAACGTCGCCGCGCGGTCGATGATTTCTCCGATGGCGAGCGGGCGCAGCTCAACGGAGGTCGGGGATGGCGTCACGGCCGCGCAGCATAGCGCCGCCTCAATCGCGCGGGGGCCGGCATGCGTCCAGCAACGCCCGGGCCGCCGCGCGCGGATCCTCCGCCTCCAGCACGGCGGAGATGACCGCGACGCCCCAGGCCCCCGGCACCTCCCGGGCCCGCTCCGGCGTCATCCCCCCTAGCGCCAGGGCAGGGCAGGGCAACCGCTCCGCGAGCCCCCTGAAGCCATGAGGCCCCAGCGTGTCGCGCGTGTCCCCCGGCTTGGACCCCGGAGCGAACACGGGGCTCACCAGCGCCAGGTCCGCGCCCACCGCGGCACCCGCCTCGCGTGCGTCATGCACCGCCACGCTCACCCACCGGTCCGCGGGCAGGAACGGGCGCACGTCGCGGGGAGAAGGGCCAG includes these proteins:
- a CDS encoding DUF4350 domain-containing protein yields the protein MRNARVAIVLGLMIAVALAVGLASHEAPPDSPVPSITNPGPLGLKALFVYLEERGRDVSAQTTSLDSIPADTRTLVIAAPQAQPVTKEEVAALERFVRGGGTLVYLSPHALAEHQPGMEDWLHITSGALPGTNHQGLASEWVDPAGVTVDVWLPAGALRDLSLLRVARDRSLRVEHGDAVPLAGLGGASVLWRWGLDQGEVYVAAGPDLAENRRLELLDNLRFWDALAARGPLRFDEFHHAVITRPPLSQGLWVFIAQSLAVGLVYVVSRGTRFGAPRPVRVERHRSSREYVRSLGWLMRRAKVEAELLPELDTGLRRLMHERLGIAPSLPDAEAARLLAETCGIPARDYLDAKEDLVRTRERTPIRPADYTRLARRYALLERRVTGRAGDLQE
- a CDS encoding DUF4129 domain-containing protein encodes the protein MPALPLLLLLAALPPCADREAVSRRLEDTARSRPAAFNAEVNRLMEALDGVPLPPGTSGQTEPDRARQLTVYLEAVCALDAEPAVSPGVTSEPERLRAILDRPEFARARQRNSDLLTRLLRELQTWLEGLFESRGAQGFAVATRAVMLGLALAVVLFGVLRVRWRRSKKTVTAQGVEGEAAPLELDTPGEHLGRARTALETEDAREAIREGLLGLLSTLEQRKLARPDRVKTNRELAAELPTRGAPARVTGEVERLVGWYDRAFYSLEPVSREEATRFVESVEQLHGSLAEVRP
- a CDS encoding thiamine phosphate synthase — encoded protein: MPVLPRLVVITDWRLPRARLLTALERALEAGPDVAVQHRHPEASGRLFLEEARLLADVCRGRTLFVNGRMDVALLVGAHLHLPASGPSPRDVRPFLPADRWVSVAVHDAREAGAAVGADLALVSPVFAPGSKPGDTRDTLGPHGFRGLAERLPCPALALGGMTPERAREVPGAWGVAVISAVLEAEDPRAAARALLDACRPPRD